The Streptomyces camelliae genome window below encodes:
- a CDS encoding copper resistance CopC/CopD family protein, which yields MLPYDHHRWARRLTLLCAGLFLLLLGTASPASAHAALRTTDPTDGTILRTAPRQVTLTFTESVSLLTDSFRVYDPTNHRVHTGAAGHTPGRSDTARVSLPARLATGTYTVAWRVVSADSHPVSGALTFSVGERTATTATGAAGDTENPATAALYNIARYLAYLSLALLLGTAAFVAYCRPPQAAPLRTPAVTAAWTLIASTLALFALRAPYEEGTAPARALSLTSLARTATTRPGELLLARLALLLLAAATVALLRARRRRLPRRATLAVAATVSVPLSLTWSAAEHASAGSQVPLAITSATLHLLAMGAWLGGLAALLRTLSRNPSLPLSVPARFSRLALTSVTVLAVTGVYQSWRGLGSWQALTDTTYGRTLLVKLATVAALLLAAACSRSWIARATRSRAQTHTTTPAPARIPEPATGPPLPEEPPKPPAPAPLPLSLLRRSVLAEAAVAMVVLAVTTLLTSTVPGRTATETAEPGGPVAGIPTASVTTIPFDTGTPGGHGTLQVTLDPGRVGRSSVQAVVYGPDGGLSTVPELRITLTLAAQRIGPLDTRVTDRGGYWATDSFTLPIPGTWTMKATVRISDVDQVTVSAPVRVAR from the coding sequence GTGCTGCCGTACGACCACCACCGATGGGCACGACGCCTGACCCTGCTCTGCGCGGGCCTCTTCCTCCTCCTGCTCGGCACCGCCTCCCCGGCGTCGGCCCACGCGGCCCTGCGCACGACCGACCCCACCGACGGAACCATCCTGCGCACGGCCCCCCGGCAGGTGACCCTGACCTTCACCGAGTCGGTCAGCCTGCTCACCGACTCCTTCCGCGTCTACGACCCCACCAACCACCGCGTGCACACGGGCGCGGCCGGCCACACCCCCGGCCGCTCGGACACCGCCCGCGTCTCCCTGCCCGCCCGGCTCGCCACCGGCACCTACACGGTCGCCTGGCGGGTGGTGTCGGCGGACAGCCACCCGGTGTCCGGCGCGCTGACGTTCTCCGTCGGTGAACGGACCGCGACCACGGCGACCGGCGCCGCCGGCGACACGGAGAACCCGGCAACGGCGGCCCTGTACAACATCGCGCGCTACCTCGCCTACCTCTCCCTGGCCCTGCTGCTGGGCACGGCCGCGTTCGTCGCGTACTGCCGCCCTCCGCAGGCGGCCCCGCTGCGCACCCCGGCCGTGACGGCGGCCTGGACCCTGATCGCGTCGACGCTGGCCCTGTTCGCCCTGCGCGCCCCGTACGAGGAGGGCACGGCACCGGCCCGCGCCCTCTCCCTGACCTCCCTCGCCCGTACGGCGACGACCCGCCCCGGCGAACTCCTGCTGGCCCGTCTGGCGTTGCTGCTGCTGGCCGCGGCCACGGTCGCCCTCCTGCGGGCTCGCCGCAGAAGACTCCCACGCCGCGCGACGCTCGCCGTGGCCGCGACGGTGTCCGTCCCCCTGTCCCTGACCTGGTCGGCCGCCGAACACGCCTCGGCGGGCAGCCAGGTTCCGCTGGCGATCACCTCCGCCACCCTCCATCTGCTCGCCATGGGCGCCTGGCTGGGCGGCCTGGCCGCGCTCCTGCGGACCCTGTCCCGCAACCCCTCCCTGCCCCTGTCGGTCCCGGCCCGCTTCTCCCGCCTGGCCCTCACCTCGGTGACGGTCCTGGCGGTGACCGGCGTCTACCAGTCCTGGCGGGGCCTGGGCTCCTGGCAGGCCCTGACGGACACGACGTACGGCCGTACCCTGCTGGTCAAACTGGCCACGGTGGCCGCGCTCCTGCTGGCGGCGGCCTGCTCCCGCAGCTGGATCGCCCGCGCGACCCGGTCCCGGGCACAGACGCACACGACGACCCCGGCCCCGGCCCGCATCCCGGAACCGGCGACGGGCCCCCCGCTCCCGGAGGAACCCCCGAAGCCGCCCGCACCCGCGCCCCTCCCCCTTTCCCTCCTGCGCCGCTCGGTGCTGGCGGAGGCGGCCGTGGCGATGGTGGTCCTGGCCGTGACGACGCTCCTGACGAGCACGGTGCCCGGCCGCACGGCCACCGAGACGGCGGAACCGGGCGGACCGGTGGCCGGCATTCCGACGGCCTCGGTGACGACGATCCCCTTCGACACCGGCACCCCGGGCGGCCACGGCACGCTCCAGGTCACCCTGGACCCGGGCCGGGTGGGCCGGTCCTCCGTCCAGGCCGTGGTCTACGGCCCCGACGGCGGCCTGTCCACGGTCCCCGAACTCCGCATCACCCTCACCCTCGCCGCTCAGCGCATAGGCCCCCTGGACACCAGGGTCACCGACCGGGGCGGCTACTGGGCCACCGACTCCTTCACCCTCCCGATCCCGGGGACCTGGACGATGAAGGCGACGGTACGGATCTCGGACGTGGACCAGGTGACGGTGTCGGCGCCGGTGCGGGTGGCGCGGTAG